The following coding sequences are from one Geodermatophilus normandii window:
- a CDS encoding sigma-70 family RNA polymerase sigma factor, with product MTSVLSGVADGLDPRLLEHRRELTGYCYRMLGSSFDADDAVQETLVRAWKSFGSFEGRSSLRSWLYRIATNVCLDQLSGRQRRALPMDLSGSPWSPVEASLAAKRPAEAWVEPVLDRAVLPEDGDPAERAVARESVRLAFVAALQHLPPRQRAVLLLRDVLRWHADEVAVLLETTVASVNSALQRARATLAAMGGTPEERPLDADHRDLLARYVDAFERYDIDAFVALLHEDATQHMPPFEMWLGSAADIGTWMLGPGSGCRNSRVLLTEANGCPAVAQWRPTPDGGHAPWALHVLEIEDGRIRHQTSFLDLDNDLFARLGLPATPDAEPAAG from the coding sequence GTGACCAGCGTGCTGAGCGGGGTGGCCGACGGGCTCGACCCGCGGTTGCTCGAGCACCGGAGGGAGCTGACCGGCTACTGCTACCGGATGCTCGGGTCGTCCTTCGACGCCGACGACGCGGTGCAGGAGACCCTGGTCCGCGCCTGGAAGAGCTTCGGCTCGTTCGAGGGCCGCTCGTCGCTGCGGTCCTGGCTGTACCGGATCGCCACCAACGTCTGCCTCGACCAGCTGTCGGGCCGGCAGCGCCGGGCGCTGCCGATGGACCTGTCCGGCTCGCCGTGGTCACCGGTCGAGGCGTCCCTGGCGGCCAAGCGGCCGGCCGAGGCGTGGGTCGAGCCGGTCCTCGACCGTGCGGTCCTGCCCGAGGACGGCGACCCGGCCGAGCGCGCGGTGGCCCGCGAGTCGGTGCGGCTGGCCTTCGTGGCCGCGCTGCAGCACCTGCCGCCGCGGCAGCGCGCCGTGCTGCTGCTGCGCGACGTGCTGCGCTGGCACGCCGACGAGGTCGCCGTCCTGCTCGAGACCACGGTCGCCTCGGTCAACAGCGCCCTGCAGCGGGCGCGCGCCACGCTGGCGGCGATGGGCGGCACCCCGGAGGAGCGGCCCCTCGACGCCGACCACCGCGACCTGCTGGCCCGCTACGTCGACGCCTTCGAGCGCTACGACATCGACGCCTTCGTCGCCCTCCTGCACGAGGACGCGACCCAGCACATGCCGCCGTTCGAGATGTGGCTGGGCAGTGCCGCCGACATCGGCACCTGGATGCTCGGCCCCGGCAGCGGGTGCCGCAACTCCCGGGTGCTGCTCACCGAGGCCAACGGCTGCCCGGCGGTCGCCCAGTGGCGGCCGACGCCCGACGGCGGACACGCGCCGTGGGCGCTGCACGTCCTGGAGATCGAGGACGGCCGCATCCGGCACCAGACGAGCTTCCTCGACCTGGACAACGACCTGTTCGCCCGGCTCGGCCTGCCGGCGACGCCGGACGCGGAGCCCGCTGCCGGCTGA
- a CDS encoding response regulator transcription factor: MTPREREVLGPIAEGHSDTAIARQLVVTPGAVEKHTRRIFAEPGLAPDEERNSRVMATPAYLRG; encoded by the coding sequence CTGACCCCGCGGGAGCGGGAGGTGCTCGGGCCGATCGCCGAGGGGCACTCCGACACCGCGATCGCCCGGCAGCTCGTGGTCACCCCCGGCGCCGTGGAGAAGCACACCCGGCGGATCTTCGCCGAGCCCGGCCTCGCACCCGACGAGGAGCGCAACAGCCGGGTCATGGCGACGCCGGCCTACCTGCGGGGCTGA
- a CDS encoding M55 family metallopeptidase, translating to MPVGGEDVVVEQDAVGGQGGQQGPDDPGGEGGHPDRKHPAEDGPVKVYLSSDMEGTAGVVDWGQCRGPGAEYEYYRRLLQDEVNAAIAGAMDAGATEFLVNDSHSSMQNLRPGELLGGARYLSGRHKPAYMMEGLDASFDAVFLVSYHGSMGGPSSVLSHTYNPAAIARVRLNGVEVGESGLNALVALGHGVPVVLVTGDDTTAEEARAVCPGIEAAVVKRSVTRFAAESLHPDEACALIRSRAAAALRGLSAARLPQIELPATLEITVRNADLAEMACRIAGVERAGAVDVRVTDADPVELYRTFVTVVLLTRGLAD from the coding sequence GTGCCGGTAGGAGGCGAGGACGTCGTCGTCGAGCAGGACGCGGTCGGCGGGCAGGGCGGCCAGCAGGGCCCCGACGACCCCGGTGGAGAGGGTGGTCACCCGGACAGGAAACACCCCGCCGAGGATGGGCCGGTGAAGGTCTACCTCTCCTCCGACATGGAGGGCACCGCCGGTGTCGTCGACTGGGGACAGTGCCGCGGTCCCGGGGCGGAGTACGAGTACTACCGGCGCCTGCTGCAGGACGAGGTCAACGCGGCGATCGCCGGGGCGATGGACGCCGGCGCGACGGAGTTCCTCGTCAACGACTCGCACTCGTCGATGCAGAACCTGCGGCCCGGCGAGCTGCTCGGCGGCGCCCGCTACCTGTCGGGCCGGCACAAGCCGGCGTACATGATGGAGGGGCTGGACGCGTCCTTCGACGCCGTCTTCCTCGTCAGCTACCACGGCTCGATGGGCGGCCCGTCCTCGGTGCTGTCGCACACCTACAACCCGGCGGCGATCGCCCGCGTGCGGCTGAACGGCGTCGAGGTGGGGGAGTCGGGTCTCAACGCGCTCGTGGCGCTGGGCCACGGCGTCCCGGTCGTGCTGGTCACCGGCGACGACACCACCGCCGAGGAGGCCCGCGCGGTGTGCCCGGGGATCGAGGCCGCCGTCGTCAAGCGGTCGGTGACGCGGTTCGCGGCCGAGAGCCTGCACCCGGACGAGGCCTGCGCGCTCATCCGGTCCCGTGCCGCCGCCGCTCTGCGGGGCCTCTCCGCGGCGCGACTGCCGCAGATCGAGCTCCCGGCCACCCTGGAGATCACCGTCCGCAACGCGGACCTGGCGGAGATGGCGTGCCGCATCGCCGGCGTGGAACGCGCCGGCGCCGTCGACGTCCGCGTCACCGACGCGGACCCCGTCGAGCTCTACCGGACGTTCGTCACCGTCGTGCTGCTCACCCGCGGGCTCGCGGACTGA
- a CDS encoding DUF4396 domain-containing protein — MNTEHTHQVHTPDPHTGHDPGGPAGTGHHHGRPAAGRVSWGTAAQATLHCLTGCAIGEVLGVVIGTALGWSMAATVVLAVALAFVFGYALTMRGVLRAGLTFRAALRVALAADTVSIAVMELVDNAVLVGVPGAMEAGLSSALFWLSLAAALAVAFVVTLPVNRWLMGRGLGHAVVHAYH; from the coding sequence ATGAACACCGAGCACACCCACCAGGTGCACACACCCGATCCCCACACCGGTCACGACCCCGGCGGTCCTGCCGGCACCGGTCACCACCACGGGCGCCCCGCGGCCGGCCGGGTCTCCTGGGGCACGGCCGCCCAGGCGACGCTGCACTGCCTCACCGGCTGCGCCATCGGCGAGGTGCTCGGCGTGGTGATCGGCACCGCACTCGGCTGGTCCATGGCGGCCACCGTCGTCCTGGCCGTCGCGCTGGCCTTCGTCTTCGGCTACGCCCTCACGATGCGTGGCGTCCTGCGCGCCGGCCTGACGTTCCGCGCGGCGCTCCGGGTGGCGCTGGCGGCTGACACCGTCTCCATCGCCGTCATGGAGCTCGTCGACAACGCCGTCCTGGTCGGCGTGCCCGGCGCCATGGAGGCGGGGCTGTCCTCGGCGCTGTTCTGGCTGTCGCTGGCCGCCGCCCTCGCGGTGGCCTTCGTCGTCACCCTGCCGGTCAACCGCTGGCTCATGGGGCGAGGCCTCGGCCACGCCGTCGTGCACGCGTACCACTGA
- a CDS encoding DUF1326 domain-containing protein, translating to MTTTGSGTQLHTDVLEGWFIETCDCESLCPCWVDDDPDDDHCTGLFAWVIDHGRVSGVDGLVDVGGARVVSISTHNGRRRDPDGGRYSVLFVDVDDVVHREDAYDALERAFGAPRGPLADLSEVMGAVLSVSPAEIRVEGEGAGGRTAAGASGSTRSEGSTTPDTPPSPRRATRRPSRRTGRTSSSISRPARQPRPMARKTVQRPELHRSP from the coding sequence ATGACCACCACCGGTTCCGGGACCCAGCTGCATACGGATGTGCTCGAGGGATGGTTCATCGAGACCTGCGATTGCGAGTCGCTCTGTCCCTGCTGGGTCGACGACGACCCCGATGACGACCACTGCACAGGTCTGTTCGCCTGGGTGATCGACCACGGCCGGGTCAGCGGTGTCGATGGCCTCGTCGATGTCGGAGGGGCCCGTGTCGTCAGCATCTCCACCCACAACGGCCGGCGACGCGACCCCGACGGGGGGCGCTACTCCGTGCTCTTCGTCGACGTGGACGACGTCGTCCACCGGGAGGACGCCTACGACGCCCTCGAGCGGGCGTTCGGTGCGCCCCGGGGACCCCTGGCGGATCTGTCCGAGGTGATGGGAGCGGTGCTGTCGGTGTCCCCGGCGGAGATCCGGGTCGAGGGTGAGGGGGCCGGGGGAAGGACGGCCGCTGGTGCATCCGGGTCCACGAGAAGCGAGGGGTCGACGACGCCCGACACCCCACCGAGTCCACGACGAGCGACACGCCGACCTTCGAGGCGGACGGGACGGACCTCGTCTTCGATCTCCCGGCCGGCGCGGCAACCGCGTCCGATGGCGAGGAAGACGGTGCAACGTCCGGAGCTGCACCGCTCTCCCTGA
- a CDS encoding SDR family NAD(P)-dependent oxidoreductase, with the protein MAIVTGGTSGIGRALSAALVRRGDRVVLTGTEDAAAVQVAEQLTASGPGAASAAALDVRDAAAVDALVADTAARYGRLDLLFNNAGVGIGGPVEELSLAHWDRAVDVNLRGVVHGVRAAYPVMVRQGHGHIVNTASAAGLLPNPGFAPYAMTKWGVVGLSLALRGEAAHRGVRVSVVCPGGVDTPMLDKGMPPDLPRVPTVEALDARTVITKLSGGRLYDPGALAADVLRGVDRDRAIIVAPRQARVAWRLMRLSPSLFMRLARLVAARDADLRSATGGAVPPSEPLGSTPSTD; encoded by the coding sequence GTGGCGATCGTGACCGGTGGGACCTCGGGGATCGGACGGGCGCTGAGCGCGGCCCTGGTGCGCCGGGGCGACCGGGTCGTCCTCACGGGCACCGAGGACGCGGCCGCGGTGCAGGTCGCGGAGCAGCTCACCGCGAGCGGACCGGGCGCGGCCTCGGCAGCCGCCCTGGACGTGCGTGACGCGGCGGCGGTCGATGCCCTCGTGGCGGACACCGCAGCGCGGTACGGCCGGCTGGACCTGCTGTTCAACAACGCCGGCGTGGGCATCGGCGGCCCCGTCGAGGAGTTGTCCCTGGCCCACTGGGACAGGGCCGTCGACGTCAACCTGCGGGGCGTGGTGCACGGCGTGCGCGCCGCCTACCCGGTGATGGTGCGGCAGGGACACGGGCACATCGTCAACACCGCGTCCGCGGCCGGGCTCCTGCCGAACCCCGGGTTCGCTCCCTACGCGATGACGAAGTGGGGGGTGGTCGGGCTCTCGTTGGCCCTGCGCGGGGAGGCCGCTCACCGTGGCGTGCGCGTGTCCGTGGTCTGCCCCGGTGGCGTGGACACCCCGATGCTGGACAAGGGGATGCCCCCGGATCTCCCGCGGGTCCCCACCGTGGAGGCGCTCGACGCCCGCACGGTGATCACGAAGCTGAGCGGGGGCCGCCTGTACGACCCCGGTGCTCTGGCCGCCGACGTCCTGCGCGGGGTGGACCGGGACCGGGCGATCATCGTCGCCCCTCGGCAGGCGCGGGTCGCGTGGCGGCTGATGCGCCTGTCGCCGTCGCTGTTCATGCGTCTGGCACGGCTGGTGGCCGCCCGCGACGCCGACCTCCGGTCGGCCACCGGCGGAGCGGTGCCTCCGTCGGAGCCCCTCGGGAGCACGCCCTCGACGGACTGA
- a CDS encoding alpha/beta fold hydrolase, protein MSAPQAVEVARPGGRTVHVRRRPGSTPPVLAVHGLSSTGGLWEWVLEEAPDLDLVAPDLSGRGLSTPRSDVSTMAGHAEDQLAVLDALGLERVDVVGMSLGAFIAVQLAAAHPDRMRTLTLLDGGVPVVRRPTGRDQLEAAFADRLGRLATDWPDLATYAGYLVATTAPLLDPTDPLLARCLARDLERGADGGRVRLDGRVLVDDAADVFLTDAAAAALAALRVPTQLLYAEWSAGAGTPPACTTDEVAAVVAAHGSLVQAELLPGHDHAGVVVTRTGAAASVAALRRSLARAA, encoded by the coding sequence GTGAGCGCGCCGCAGGCCGTCGAGGTCGCGCGGCCCGGCGGTCGCACCGTGCACGTGCGGCGCCGGCCGGGCAGCACGCCGCCGGTGCTGGCGGTGCACGGGCTGAGCAGCACCGGCGGGCTGTGGGAGTGGGTGCTCGAGGAGGCGCCCGACCTGGACCTGGTCGCCCCCGACCTCAGCGGCCGCGGGCTGAGCACGCCCCGCTCCGACGTCTCCACGATGGCCGGGCACGCCGAGGACCAGCTGGCGGTCCTCGACGCCCTCGGCCTGGAGCGGGTCGACGTCGTGGGCATGTCGCTCGGGGCGTTCATCGCCGTCCAGCTGGCGGCCGCGCACCCCGACCGAATGCGCACCCTGACCCTGCTCGACGGCGGCGTGCCCGTGGTCCGGCGCCCCACCGGCCGCGACCAGCTCGAGGCCGCCTTCGCCGACCGGCTCGGCCGGCTGGCCACCGACTGGCCCGACCTCGCCACCTACGCCGGGTACCTGGTGGCGACCACCGCGCCGCTGCTCGACCCCACCGACCCCCTGCTGGCCCGCTGCCTCGCCCGCGACCTCGAGCGCGGGGCCGACGGCGGCCGGGTGCGGCTGGACGGCCGGGTCCTGGTCGACGACGCCGCCGACGTCTTCCTCACCGACGCCGCCGCCGCGGCGCTGGCCGCGCTGCGGGTGCCGACCCAGCTGCTCTACGCGGAGTGGAGCGCGGGCGCCGGGACGCCGCCGGCCTGCACGACCGACGAGGTGGCCGCGGTGGTCGCCGCGCACGGGTCGCTCGTGCAGGCCGAGCTGCTGCCCGGCCACGACCACGCCGGTGTGGTCGTGACGCGGACCGGCGCCGCGGCGTCGGTGGCGGCGCTGCGCCGCTCGCTGGCCCGCGCCGCCTGA
- a CDS encoding DUF2182 domain-containing protein has product MLPVGVLVAAGGAWLALYLIDQWNGAGHRGHVHGGHSWSPGAGWSPSAALAGWGLMVVAMMLPPALPLLRMLQRLAARHRTQHLLVASGAGAFIAVWMAVGVLFVAGEALFSAVAAEAWRPAPQVLVGGVLVLAGAFQLSPLKRRCLTACRSPRTFAVAHWHGERRPAVEAATIGVAYGASCVGCCWALMAVCLAGGTAHLATMVPLAVVMAAERTTRTGLRLVRPTGVAAVLLGLVLLSTAS; this is encoded by the coding sequence GTGCTGCCCGTCGGTGTCCTGGTGGCTGCCGGCGGCGCCTGGCTCGCGTTGTACCTGATCGACCAGTGGAACGGTGCCGGGCACCGGGGGCACGTGCACGGAGGGCACTCCTGGTCGCCGGGGGCCGGCTGGTCGCCGTCGGCGGCACTGGCCGGGTGGGGGCTCATGGTCGTGGCCATGATGCTGCCCCCTGCGTTGCCTCTCCTACGGATGCTGCAGCGACTGGCAGCCCGGCACCGCACCCAGCACCTGCTGGTCGCGTCCGGGGCCGGCGCGTTCATCGCCGTGTGGATGGCCGTCGGCGTGCTGTTCGTGGCCGGCGAGGCCCTGTTCTCGGCCGTGGCGGCAGAGGCGTGGCGACCCGCTCCCCAGGTTCTCGTCGGTGGGGTCTTGGTCCTCGCCGGTGCCTTTCAGCTCTCCCCGCTCAAGCGCCGGTGCCTCACCGCCTGCCGCAGTCCGCGCACCTTCGCGGTCGCTCACTGGCACGGCGAGCGCCGGCCGGCGGTCGAGGCCGCCACCATCGGTGTCGCCTACGGCGCGTCCTGCGTGGGGTGCTGCTGGGCGCTGATGGCCGTGTGCCTCGCGGGGGGAACGGCCCACCTCGCGACCATGGTGCCGCTGGCCGTCGTCATGGCCGCCGAGCGCACCACCCGCACGGGCCTCCGGCTCGTCCGCCCGACCGGCGTGGCCGCCGTCCTCCTGGGCCTGGTGCTCCTCAGCACCGCGTCCTGA
- a CDS encoding multicopper oxidase domain-containing protein yields the protein MASRSYDVVATSMPIVYNVDGDHDPNGLLYALEAHRPLLDWVRARWEDEDGYLPRLHLRTQRIQVLVDDLRRYEETVLGHRHDDRRVARTLDEEYEETAEDALIDREVLQELRVHQGRSRAAPDGDEGPRRGASPRVQSIERHVRGLVDRIATLLDLLTDGQVRALPVDPETGRPDVADLLKRWRLALENGRRGIEAWFERVEADPLRRFDADRLSAASGLPAERVRRLLLNDHADDDWRRARAAGADRELLDEQDRVRRYTRFNPMKPVPLVRPLVLRAHEGETVRIRLQNSVRGRRVGLHLQGDGISTGLARGVRHDDGAAVGVNDPSTVRPGGCRTFLWNAGRQGVWYFNDLADLRGTQAGTNAHGLFGALVVEPPGVRWHDPETGEDLTRSPYGDGLDVDIRVPGEQALAADEYVDLHTTLVSHREFTIFFHDEPEVHSAFHVGDVDHTVMPISYRAEPMPNRLPHRMRRLAEQPTPGRLSDTGVDLQAVGVEYDTELGEVFRTARRDGRWLEYVAGEEQHHSSWLFGDPAIPVVRAYAGDPARVRLVHGGVKETHVFHLHVHQWRAVATDTALPGEAAGSQLLDAITIGPQTAITIDPLYGSGSRQRAVGDIIWHCHLYPHFHHGMWGLWRSFDQLVDGRRLLPDGAPCAGLQPLPGRPPDADRLGFPWFVDATFPQKAPPPPAWEDEHVVGRRRLLYGIRASAAEEAAGDPGCAGKPGSFFIDLDTLAATWNQRAGLPGTRLVQHDIEVREKPVRYNPYGWHDPHGHHYVLKGATVDGVPQAVPGPPTEPDAIEPLYTRANQGDVLESRFTNGLQGLPPDAFDHAQLPVECALHVHLTKFDVLAADGSSTGWNYLSGTSCDDPVLGLPEAGPRQLPPNVGFHRWVVDEEFGPCFFHDHLLANYRQKHGLFAALNVEPHGSRWLTPHTWDPAADAPTDAWTGSQAVIAPGPDGRRFPAFREACLAVADFVPLFDEHGDPLNPPGELGGDDDPGAMAVNYRCEPLTKRGEDPSRWFSSRSREDEDRNDPAAGQPAGDRAQPRADGADRHGQWGREDGDPATPVISTYPGERLRLRLVQGSHEEQHSFVLHGLRWRRDWLVPESTLVDQQTIGISEAFTVEVPALGDERSYGPGDHLWRFAAIDDTWLGCWGLIRALPPTVGRLADVRSLHGDRHALLRQRPVPPRPHRRPDGTYAGPVRDYVVVARRREIRYDGTALTDPWGLVYQRADRSEPVAAGPGAARGDRRAVGVHDTGEPLVLRAHPGEWIRVTLLNEVLLPEDEVDPYLPRFGPELLPPRVPLDERVRTVSPRVSLHACLLGYDVVSDDGSHVGFNRDSTVAPLAVRDDHGHEMAADPQAGIVVDRADHRHGASGPNWREYWWYADDGLAPAGSMGQVCYLHDTADVRNHPHHGLVGAVVVEPRDLVPVHPRTGAERWSGTHVLLRRGGETLANEQVLFVRDGMRHFVAGNPLVPVPDVEIDVEAEDSGQKGVGYGSAVVHHPTGMARSRPPTPVWAARVGDTLWLRLVGAADKPRNHTFTLHGLAWPAAPWVRDGRSVDWLGSLSGLTAATVHDIELTATRSGDHAYRTGVLKWALEQGIWGILRVERPGVRGWAEAVGTVRDQLARLLGTEVGRRRT from the coding sequence ATGGCTTCCCGCTCGTACGACGTCGTCGCGACGTCGATGCCGATCGTCTACAACGTCGACGGGGACCACGACCCGAACGGGTTGCTCTACGCCCTCGAGGCGCACCGGCCGCTGCTGGACTGGGTCCGGGCGCGCTGGGAGGACGAGGACGGATACCTCCCGCGACTGCACCTGCGCACGCAGCGCATCCAGGTGCTCGTCGACGACCTGCGGCGCTACGAGGAGACCGTCCTCGGGCACCGACACGACGACCGGCGGGTGGCCCGGACGCTGGACGAGGAGTACGAGGAGACGGCCGAGGACGCGCTGATCGACCGGGAGGTGCTGCAGGAGCTCCGGGTCCACCAGGGCCGATCCCGCGCCGCCCCCGACGGTGACGAGGGCCCGCGCCGGGGCGCCTCGCCGCGGGTGCAGAGCATCGAGCGCCACGTGCGGGGGCTCGTCGACCGCATCGCCACGCTGCTGGACCTGCTCACCGACGGGCAGGTTCGTGCCCTGCCGGTCGACCCGGAGACCGGCCGGCCCGACGTCGCCGACCTGCTCAAGCGCTGGCGGCTGGCCCTCGAGAACGGCCGGCGGGGGATCGAGGCGTGGTTCGAGCGGGTCGAGGCCGACCCCCTCCGCCGCTTCGACGCCGACCGCCTGTCGGCCGCCAGCGGGCTGCCGGCGGAGCGCGTGCGGCGGCTGCTGCTCAACGACCACGCCGACGACGACTGGCGGCGCGCCCGCGCCGCCGGCGCGGACCGGGAACTCCTCGACGAGCAGGACCGGGTGCGGCGCTACACCCGGTTCAACCCGATGAAGCCGGTTCCGCTGGTCCGGCCGCTGGTCCTCCGTGCCCACGAGGGCGAGACCGTGCGCATCCGGCTGCAGAACTCCGTCCGCGGGCGCCGGGTGGGCCTGCACCTGCAGGGCGACGGCATCTCCACCGGCCTCGCCCGCGGTGTCCGGCACGACGACGGGGCCGCGGTGGGGGTCAACGACCCCAGCACGGTGCGCCCCGGCGGGTGCCGGACCTTCCTCTGGAACGCCGGCCGGCAGGGCGTCTGGTACTTCAACGACCTGGCCGACCTGCGCGGGACCCAGGCCGGCACCAACGCGCACGGACTCTTCGGGGCCCTCGTGGTGGAGCCGCCGGGTGTCCGCTGGCACGACCCCGAGACGGGTGAGGACCTGACCCGGTCGCCCTACGGGGACGGGCTCGACGTGGACATCCGCGTCCCCGGGGAGCAGGCGCTCGCGGCGGACGAGTACGTCGACCTGCACACCACCCTGGTCAGCCACCGGGAGTTCACGATCTTCTTCCACGACGAGCCGGAGGTGCACAGCGCCTTCCACGTGGGCGACGTCGACCACACCGTGATGCCGATCTCCTACCGGGCCGAGCCCATGCCCAACCGGCTGCCTCACCGGATGCGCCGGCTCGCCGAGCAGCCGACCCCGGGCCGCCTCAGCGACACGGGGGTCGACCTGCAGGCCGTCGGCGTCGAGTACGACACGGAACTCGGCGAGGTCTTCCGCACCGCCCGGCGCGACGGCCGCTGGCTGGAGTACGTCGCCGGGGAGGAGCAGCACCACAGCTCCTGGCTGTTCGGGGACCCGGCCATCCCGGTGGTCCGCGCCTACGCCGGTGACCCGGCGCGCGTGCGCCTCGTGCACGGCGGGGTCAAGGAGACCCACGTCTTCCACCTGCACGTGCACCAGTGGCGCGCCGTCGCCACCGACACCGCCCTCCCCGGCGAGGCGGCCGGCTCACAGCTGCTCGACGCCATCACCATCGGCCCGCAGACGGCCATCACCATCGACCCGCTCTACGGGTCCGGCAGCCGGCAGCGCGCCGTCGGCGACATCATCTGGCACTGCCACCTCTACCCCCACTTCCACCACGGCATGTGGGGGCTGTGGCGCAGCTTCGACCAGCTCGTGGACGGCCGCCGGCTGCTGCCGGACGGCGCCCCGTGCGCCGGGCTGCAGCCGCTGCCCGGCCGTCCACCCGACGCCGACCGGTTGGGCTTCCCCTGGTTCGTCGACGCCACCTTCCCGCAGAAGGCGCCACCCCCGCCGGCGTGGGAGGACGAGCACGTGGTCGGCCGCCGCCGCCTGCTCTACGGCATCCGGGCCAGCGCCGCAGAGGAGGCCGCCGGCGATCCGGGGTGCGCCGGCAAGCCGGGTTCCTTCTTCATCGACCTCGACACACTGGCCGCGACGTGGAACCAGCGGGCCGGGCTGCCGGGGACCCGGCTCGTGCAGCACGACATCGAGGTACGGGAGAAGCCGGTGCGGTACAACCCGTACGGCTGGCACGACCCGCACGGGCACCACTACGTCCTCAAGGGCGCGACCGTCGACGGCGTACCGCAGGCGGTTCCCGGACCTCCCACCGAGCCGGACGCCATCGAGCCGCTCTACACCCGGGCCAACCAGGGCGACGTCCTCGAGTCCCGGTTCACCAATGGTCTCCAGGGCCTGCCGCCGGATGCCTTCGACCACGCGCAGCTCCCGGTCGAGTGCGCCCTCCACGTGCACCTGACCAAGTTCGACGTCCTGGCCGCCGACGGCTCCTCGACCGGGTGGAACTACCTGTCCGGGACAAGTTGCGACGACCCGGTCCTCGGCCTGCCCGAGGCAGGACCCCGCCAGCTCCCGCCCAACGTCGGGTTCCACCGGTGGGTGGTCGACGAGGAGTTCGGCCCTTGCTTCTTCCACGACCACCTGCTGGCCAACTACCGGCAGAAACACGGTTTGTTCGCCGCCCTCAACGTCGAACCGCACGGCTCCCGCTGGCTCACCCCGCACACCTGGGACCCGGCGGCGGACGCGCCCACCGATGCCTGGACCGGGAGTCAGGCGGTCATCGCACCCGGCCCGGATGGCCGGCGGTTCCCGGCCTTCCGGGAGGCCTGCCTGGCCGTGGCCGACTTCGTGCCGCTCTTCGACGAGCACGGCGATCCGCTCAACCCGCCCGGGGAACTGGGTGGGGACGACGATCCCGGCGCCATGGCCGTCAACTACCGCTGCGAACCGCTCACCAAGCGCGGCGAGGACCCCTCCCGGTGGTTCAGCAGCCGCAGCCGCGAGGACGAGGACCGCAACGACCCGGCGGCAGGGCAGCCGGCCGGCGACCGGGCGCAGCCGCGCGCGGACGGAGCGGACCGGCACGGGCAGTGGGGGCGTGAGGACGGCGACCCCGCCACCCCGGTCATCTCCACCTACCCGGGGGAGCGGCTGCGCCTGCGGCTGGTCCAGGGTTCCCACGAGGAGCAGCACAGCTTCGTGCTGCACGGCCTGCGCTGGCGCAGGGACTGGCTGGTGCCGGAGTCCACCCTCGTCGACCAGCAGACCATCGGCATCTCCGAGGCCTTCACCGTCGAGGTTCCGGCGCTCGGGGACGAGCGGTCCTACGGCCCGGGGGACCACCTGTGGCGCTTCGCCGCCATCGACGACACCTGGCTGGGCTGCTGGGGCCTGATCCGGGCCCTGCCCCCGACGGTGGGCCGACTCGCCGACGTGCGGTCGCTGCACGGGGACCGCCATGCACTCCTCCGCCAGCGGCCGGTGCCGCCACGGCCACACCGCCGACCCGACGGGACGTACGCCGGCCCGGTCCGCGACTACGTCGTCGTCGCCCGGCGGCGCGAGATCCGCTACGACGGCACGGCCCTCACCGACCCCTGGGGCCTCGTCTACCAGCGGGCCGACCGAAGCGAGCCGGTCGCGGCCGGGCCGGGCGCCGCGCGCGGCGACCGGCGGGCCGTCGGTGTGCACGACACGGGGGAGCCGCTGGTCCTCCGTGCCCACCCCGGCGAGTGGATCAGGGTCACCCTGCTCAACGAGGTCCTCCTCCCCGAGGACGAGGTGGACCCCTACCTGCCGCGGTTCGGGCCCGAGCTCCTCCCGCCGCGGGTACCGCTCGACGAGCGGGTGCGGACCGTGAGCCCCCGGGTCTCCCTGCACGCCTGCCTGCTCGGCTACGACGTCGTCTCCGACGACGGGTCCCACGTCGGGTTCAACCGGGACAGCACGGTCGCGCCCCTGGCGGTGCGGGACGACCACGGGCACGAGATGGCGGCCGACCCCCAGGCGGGGATCGTCGTCGACCGGGCCGACCACCGCCACGGTGCCTCGGGGCCGAACTGGCGCGAGTACTGGTGGTACGCCGACGACGGGCTGGCGCCGGCGGGGTCCATGGGACAGGTCTGCTACCTGCACGACACGGCCGACGTCCGCAACCACCCGCACCACGGGCTCGTCGGCGCGGTCGTCGTCGAGCCCCGCGACCTCGTGCCCGTGCACCCGAGGACGGGGGCGGAACGGTGGTCCGGCACCCACGTGCTGCTGCGCAGAGGCGGGGAGACGCTCGCCAACGAGCAGGTCCTCTTCGTCCGGGACGGCATGCGGCACTTCGTCGCCGGCAACCCGCTGGTGCCCGTCCCCGACGTGGAGATCGACGTCGAGGCGGAGGACTCGGGGCAGAAGGGGGTCGGCTACGGCAGCGCGGTCGTCCACCACCCGACCGGCATGGCCCGCTCCCGGCCACCGACCCCGGTCTGGGCCGCCCGCGTGGGCGACACGCTCTGGCTCCGGCTCGTCGGCGCCGCCGACAAGCCGCGCAACCACACCTTCACCCTGCACGGGCTGGCCTGGCCGGCCGCGCCGTGGGTGCGCGACGGCCGCTCGGTCGACTGGCTCGGGTCCCTGTCCGGGTTGACCGCCGCCACCGTCCACGACATCGAGCTCACCGCGACCCGCAGCGGGGACCACGCCTACCGCACCGGTGTCCTGAAGTGGGCCCTCGAACAGGGCATCTGGGGCATCCTGCGAGTCGAGCGGCCAGGGGTCCGGGGGTGGGCCGAGGCCGTCGGCACGGTCCGGGACCAGCTCGCCAGGCTCCTCGGGACCGAGGTGGGGAGACGGCGTACGTGA